The genomic DNA GTGACCCGGGCCGCTACGGCGTGCTCTCGGGCGAGTGGCCGCCGGACGGCGCGGCCGGCGACCCCGACCACCACCCTGCCGGTCCCGCCATCGAGCCACGCGACGGCGACCTCGTCTGCGTGACCCACGACCACCACTACGACCCCGCGGCCATCCGCCGGGTCGCGAGCGCGGACGCGACGGTCGTCGTCTTCGACGGCGTGAACACCCACCGCATCGACCGTGACGTGGAGCGCCCGGTCGACCTGCCCCACGAGGTGCGGCGCGTCGACGACGAGGCCGACATCGCGGTCGGCGAGGTCGTCGTCCGGACGACGGCCGCGTTCAACCACGCCGACGGGCCGCACGTCGACGCATCCGGTGACCCGTTCCACCCGGAGGGGTTCGGCTGCGGCTTCCACCTCACGCTCCCCTCGCCCGCCCGGACGGGGCCGGACGCCACACCCGATGGGGGCGTGCGGGTCTTCTGGCCCGGCGATACCGACGTGCTGGAGGGCCACGCGGAGCTTGACGTGAGCCTGTTCTGCCCGCCCATCGGCGGATCGTTCACGATGGACCGCCACGCCGCGGCCGAGCTGGCCGCCGCGATGGACCCGGACCTGGTGCTGCCGGTCCACTACAACACGTTCGAGGCGCTGAGGACGGATTCCCGCGCGTTCGCCGCCGACGTGGCCGAGGCCGGCGTCCCGGTCGTCCTCTCGGAGGCCTGGCCCGCCGACCTGTTCTGAGCTACGCGAGCAACGCGCCGACGAGGAGGACGACCGCGATGAGCACCGCCAGCACCGCGATGGCGAGGAAGGTGACCCGCACGAACCGGCTGTCGGTGACGAGACTCCGGTCGCTCGCCATCGGCTCCAGCAGCCGTCCGCGGGCGCGTTCGAGCCGCCCCTCCAGCCCCCCGAACCGCGCCTCGTAGTCGTCGCGCGGGATGACGACCTCGTTCCGGCAGATGGCGCACTGGTCGGGCGGCTCGTGGTAGGTGCGCTCGCAGTTCGTGCAGATCCACTCCTCCGGCACGACCGCGTAGAGGGGTGGCCCGGCGAAAAGGGTTGGCGTCCCCGCGGCGATACGAGCCTGTCTTCTGTCGCTGGGACGCGTGTGTGTCTGTCGCGATTCCCTCGGTGAGAACAGCATCGACGGAGTGCTGTTGAAATCTCCGCCGAGTCCGGCCGTTCTCGCGAGCGAAGCGAGCGAGAAGTCGTCTGAGCTTGCTCTGACGGAAGTCGAGCGGCCAGGGCCCTTCCAGGATGTATCCAGTATCATCGCCCACAAACCATCCGACACAGCCCTCCCCTAGCTGTCCCACCGACAGCCACCCAACACGGCGGCTGCCGGTACGCCCGCCCACACGAGCCGGTAAGTTGGAGATAACAATGACGGGCTGCCACGTGGGCCGGTGTCGTGCCCGCGACAGCGACCATCCGGCCCTACGACCCCGATGACCGCGAGGGGTTCCTCTCGCTGTACGAGACGGTGTTCGGCCACCCGGATGCCGACGAGTGGTTCGCCTGGAAGTACGAGCGGAACCCGAACGTCGAGGCACCCCCGATCGTCGTCGCGGAGCGGGACGGGCGACTCGTGGGCGCGATGCCCTTCTTCGTGCTCCGGATGCGGGCCCGGGGCCGGTCCCTGACCGGGCGGGTTCCCGGC from Haloglomus litoreum includes the following:
- a CDS encoding MBL fold metallo-hydrolase, whose product is MVRHDGIRADWLGYATLRLETPAPGAAPGIESADSSTVVYCDPGRYGVLSGEWPPDGAAGDPDHHPAGPAIEPRDGDLVCVTHDHHYDPAAIRRVASADATVVVFDGVNTHRIDRDVERPVDLPHEVRRVDDEADIAVGEVVVRTTAAFNHADGPHVDASGDPFHPEGFGCGFHLTLPSPARTGPDATPDGGVRVFWPGDTDVLEGHAELDVSLFCPPIGGSFTMDRHAAAELAAAMDPDLVLPVHYNTFEALRTDSRAFAADVAEAGVPVVLSEAWPADLF